TGAACCGCATGGCCTTGCTAATGCTGCCAACCGGCCTGGGGTTGGCGGTCGCCGCGGCGCTGATTCCACTGGATTGGGGCTATCGCTATCCATTTACCGCGCATATCTTCTTCAACTTAGCCATAATTGCGTGAGGCAGCGCGTTTCTCTATTTTCTATCAAGCATCGACTGGGGCTTGAAACTAAGCAGTTGGCTGAGGACTCTGGGAAAAGAAACGCTCTTTCTGTATGTTCTTCACCATCTGATTGGATACCGTCTATTCTACTTTTTCGGCGCGATTACGGGGCATACATGGCAAGGGCATTATGGCATTTTTTCAACAGGTACAGCCACCGCTATGCTGCTGGCAATGATGGTGATTTTGTTTATGGCAACACGGCTGTGGATGGGAGCTAAAATTCGGCATCCCAAATTGGGCAAGTGGCTCTAGCGCGAAGCGGTTTTGTGCTTTTTCATCGTTAGCAGGTTGCCCCCAACCGCATCAAAGTGAAATTGCACATCATCCATCATTTGGCGCATCAGATACAAACCCGCGCCACGTGGCTTCAATTGCTCTAACGGCACAGCATAATTTGGGGGTGGAATATCTTCGGGGCTGAACCCTGCGCTCCAATCGCGTAATTGCACCGTAACACCGCTAGGCGTAATATCGCAGGCGCACTCGATTTCCCCCAGTTCTTCGCTACCATAGCCATGCTCAATAATATTGGTACAGGCTTCGTCCACGGCCAATCGCACAGCATAAACCTGTGCCGCGTCCAAGCCTGCTTTTTGGGCTATTCGGCTGACAAATTTTCCAATTGCAGCCAGATTTTCATAACGCCCGATAAATTTGCGCGTTGGCATCGGGAAGATTACCTGCTACTGGGAATAAAAAGAGCGAGGCGCAAGCTTGCATCCCCGCCCTTTAATTCAAAAATGCGATCAAGTTAGAAACTGCCCACGGCAGCTGTAAGATCGGCGTAGATTTCGACAAAATGTTTGACGCCAGCCAAATCGAGAGATTCCATCATTTCTTCTGCCACATTGACCAGCGCTAATTTGCCGCCTTCCTTTTTACAAGCTTTCTGCGTTTCGAGCAGTACCCACAAACCACGGCTGGATATGAAATCAACCGCAGACATATCAAAAACAATACCTGACTTGCCATCATCAACAATGGCATTAAACGCTTGCTCCAACGCTGGAGCGGTTTGACTGTCAATACGGCCAGTAGCTTTGAGCACATCACAGCGCTTATAGGATGTTGTTTGAAGTTCCATTCAGAAAACTCCTCATTTTATTCAGTGCATGCATAGATGATATAACGAATTGCCTGAATCCTTAGGCGGCAATAGTATATCATGGTTCAAACGGGTGATGCTATAATAACCTGTCGGGTCTCTGGGATCCCCAATGAGGGTTGCCAATAGACCCAACTGATTCTGTATGTTCAAAACCATTCAGCAAAGTGTTGAGATACCGTTCTTTTTATCTCCCTTTGCTCAACAAGCATATGCGATAGGTAAAGGTATTTATCCATGCAAATTCTATCAAAGCAACAAGATACGCTACTTAAAGAAGAACGCAATTTGTTACGCGATTTGCGCGTGACGCTGGCAAATATGAACGCACCTATCGAAGATCAAACTGCGCTGGAAGAATCGATTCAACAATTGGATGATTTCTTTCTGCTGGTTATTGTGGGCGAATTCAACGCCGGTAAAAGCGCCTTTATCAATGCCCTGTTAGGAACGCGTATTCTCAAAGAAGGTGTTACCCCCACCACGACTCAGGTCAATGTGTTACGCTACGGGGAAAATCAAGATCGCCAGATCGTTGATGATCACCTGCATATTTTGACTGCGCCGGTGGATTTCCTGAACGAAATCAGCATTGTCGACACACCCGGCACAAATGCCATCATCCGTGAACACGAGAATATCACATCTAAATTTGTGCCCCGCTCCGATCTGGTGTTGTTCATCACTTCCGCGGATCGGCCTTT
This genomic stretch from Chloroflexota bacterium harbors:
- a CDS encoding ATP-binding protein, whose protein sequence is MPTRKFIGRYENLAAIGKFVSRIAQKAGLDAAQVYAVRLAVDEACTNIIEHGYGSEELGEIECACDITPSGVTVQLRDWSAGFSPEDIPPPNYAVPLEQLKPRGAGLYLMRQMMDDVQFHFDAVGGNLLTMKKHKTASR
- a CDS encoding STAS domain-containing protein, which encodes MELQTTSYKRCDVLKATGRIDSQTAPALEQAFNAIVDDGKSGIVFDMSAVDFISSRGLWVLLETQKACKKEGGKLALVNVAEEMMESLDLAGVKHFVEIYADLTAAVGSF